The following are from one region of the Cyclopterus lumpus isolate fCycLum1 chromosome 21, fCycLum1.pri, whole genome shotgun sequence genome:
- the LOC117750215 gene encoding kalirin-like: MEEKVAFFIRETLEALQHLHTCRVVHLDLKPENIMVDLHSPTPGIKLIDLGDAVQLSAHRRYVHLLLGNPEFAAPELIRGTPVSVATDVWSVGVLAYVALSGVSPFLDESPEETCVNICRLDFCFPDEYFRDVSQVARDFVSSALQQDPRKRPSATSCLQHPWVGRGGAHGGEYSKTPLDTTRLATFIDRRRQLHDVRPVTNIKGLVSSSLGNTL, translated from the exons atggaggagaaggtggcgTTCTTCATCAGAGAGACACTCGAGGCCCTGCAGCACCTTCATACCTGCAGAGTGGTTCACCTGGATCTGAag CCTGAGAACATCATGGTGGACCTCCACTCTCCCACCCCGGGCATCAAGCTCATCGACCTCGGCGACGCCGTGCAGCTGTCCGCCCACCGCCGGTACGTCCACCTCCTGCTCGGGAACCCGGAGTTCGCCGCGCCCGAGCTCATCCGCGGGACGCCGGTCTCCGTCGCCACGGACGTGTGGAGCGTCGGCGTGCTGGCCTACGTGGCGCTCAGCGGCGTGTCCCCGTTCCTGGACGAGTCGCCGGAGGAGACCTGCGTCAACATCTGCCGCCTGGACTTCTGCTTCCCGGACGAGTACTTCCGCGACGTGAGCCAGGTGGCGAGGGACTTCGTGTCCTCGGCGCTGCAGCAGGATCCCAGGAAGAGGCCGAGCGCTACTTCCTGCCTGCAGCACCCGTGGGTGGGCCGCGGGGGTGCGCACGGCGGGGAGTACTCCAAGACGCCGCTGGACACGACGCGATTGGCCACATTTATTGACCGACGGAGACAGCTGCATGACGTGCGGCCCGTCACTAACATCAAAGGGCTGGTGAGCAGCAGCTTGGGCAACACGCTGTGA